The proteins below are encoded in one region of Pygocentrus nattereri isolate fPygNat1 chromosome 13, fPygNat1.pri, whole genome shotgun sequence:
- the LOC108413418 gene encoding homeobox protein Hox-B3-like isoform X1, giving the protein MQLMKPFQTMQSKLYNIGSGASFQSDGTLGHSDAPREDHRQKNVCPLLYLGNDTPNHLKKSSEDTTLLSLPGESHHSFIASPLHLPASPALHSSSLHSGHISTASKLSFTFDGKQIFPWMTESKRNPKQKSHSFCDASVNGSKRTRTAYTSAQLVELEKEFHFSRYLCRPRRLEMASLLNLSERQIKIWFQNRRMKHKKDNKLKRKPPSPNASPPRSLRTNVNNPPSETLNSQPVSAPQSRVSTSSQVFRNRVDSWCHTQRNRSTNDSNSPFVNDGDGVVFNDHGCFSYVEGNQGAFMTSCAPPIHRFTHFSHVLSHSRVEQHESCLNRKSWSSAQL; this is encoded by the exons ATGCAGCTAATGAAACCCTTCCAGACAATGCAGAGCAAGTTATACAACATCGGCTCCGGCGCCTCGTTTCAGAGTGACGGCACGTTGGGACACAGTGACGCTCCCCGGGAAGACCACCGACAGAAGAATGTTTGTCCATTACTGTACCTTGGAAACGACACCCCGAATCACCTAAAGAAGAGCAGCGAGGACACTACTCTTCTCAGCCTTCCCGGTGAATCTCACCACAGCTTTATAGCATCACCCCTCCATCTCCCTGCATCACCAGCGCTACACAGCTCCTCTCTGCACAGCGGCCACATCAGCACTGCTTCAAAGCTCAGCTTTACTTTTGACGGCAAGCAGATCTTCCCCTGGATGACAGAGTCTAAGAGAAATCCCAAACAGAAAAGTCACAGCTTCTGCGATGCTTCTGTTAATG GCTCCAAAAGAACTCGCACTGCGTACACGAGCGCCCAGTTGgtggagctggagaaggagTTCCACTTCAGCCGCTACCTGTGCAGGCCTCGGCGCCTGGAGATGGCCAGTCTGCTGAACCTCAGTGAGAGACAGATCAAGATCTGGTTCCAGAACCGAAGGATGAAAcataaaaaagacaataaacTGAAAAGAAAGCCCCCCTCTCCCAACGCAAGCCCGCCCCGTTCCCTGCGAACGAACGTTAATAACCCGCCTTCAGAGACTCTGAATTCTCAGCCTGTTAGCGCTCCTCAAAGCCGTGTGTCCACTAGCAGCCAGGTTTTCCGAAATCGCGTGGATTCTTGGTGTCACACGCAGAGAAATAGATCTACAAATGACTCGAACTCTCCATTTGTaaatgatggtgatggtgttgTCTTCAATGACCACGGCTGCTTCAGTTATGTGGAGGGTAACCAAGGGGCTTTTATGACCTCCTGCGCGCCCCCAATCCACAGATTTACTCATTTTTCACACGTTTTGTCTCACAGTAGAGTTGAGCAGCACGAAAGCTGTCTGAATCGCAAATCCTGGTCCTCTGCTCAGCTCTAA